The following are encoded together in the Methanosarcina flavescens genome:
- a CDS encoding response regulator → MRTRTISKSVEILLVEDSKGDIGLIEEVFEDAKIGNTLHIVEDGEEAIAFLRGEGQFSESPRPDIILLDLNLPKKDGREVLEEVKSDDELKNIPIVVLTTSKAEEDILRSYNLQANAYIIKPVDFDQFIKVVKSIESFWLEIVKLPSK, encoded by the coding sequence ATGAGAACCCGGACCATATCTAAATCCGTAGAAATACTCTTAGTGGAGGACAGTAAAGGAGATATAGGCTTAATTGAAGAAGTTTTCGAAGATGCGAAAATCGGGAATACTCTTCATATTGTAGAAGATGGAGAAGAGGCAATCGCTTTTTTACGTGGCGAAGGACAATTCTCAGAATCTCCACGCCCTGATATAATACTTCTGGATTTAAATTTACCAAAAAAAGATGGGCGCGAGGTTCTTGAGGAAGTGAAAAGCGACGATGAACTTAAAAACATACCTATTGTGGTTTTAACGACTTCAAAAGCCGAAGAGGACATACTGAGATCTTATAATCTCCAAGCCAATGCATACATTATCAAACCTGTTGACTTTGATCAATTTATAAAAGTAGTTAAATCCATAGAAAGCTTCTGGCTTGAGATTGTAAAACTGCCGTCGAAATGA